Proteins encoded within one genomic window of Streptomyces profundus:
- a CDS encoding M16 family metallopeptidase, with protein sequence MGHTASPQDTVGGLTATEHRLANGLRVVLSEDHLTPVAAVCIWYDVGSRHEVPGRTGLAHLFEHLMFQGSEQVKGNGHFELVQGAGGSLNGTTSFERTNYFETMPAHQLELALWLEADRMGTLLSALDDESMENQRDVVKNERRQRYDNVPYGTAFERLTAMVFPEGHPYHHTPIGSMADLDAATLEDAREFFRTYYAPNNAVISVVGDIDPEQTLAWLERYFGSIPSHDGKRPPRDGSLPEVIGAELREELHEDVPARALMAVYRLPHDGTREADAADLALTALGGGESSRLYNRLVRHDRTAVSAGFGMLRLAGAPSLGWLDVKTSGDAGIAEIEAAVEEELTRFAEEGPSPEEMERAQAQLEREWLDRLATVGSRADELCKYAVLFGDATLALTAVRRILEITPEEVRAVAAARLRSDNRGVLVYEPTPTADEEQATETEGEQK encoded by the coding sequence ATGGGCCACACGGCCAGCCCGCAGGATACCGTTGGTGGGCTCACCGCGACCGAGCACAGACTCGCCAACGGATTGCGGGTGGTGCTCTCAGAGGACCATCTCACGCCGGTCGCCGCCGTCTGCATCTGGTATGACGTCGGTTCCCGGCACGAGGTGCCCGGGCGCACCGGACTGGCGCACCTTTTCGAGCACCTGATGTTCCAGGGATCGGAACAAGTCAAGGGCAACGGCCACTTCGAGCTGGTGCAGGGGGCCGGCGGCTCGCTCAACGGCACCACCAGTTTCGAGCGCACCAACTACTTCGAGACGATGCCGGCCCACCAGCTGGAGCTGGCCCTGTGGCTGGAAGCCGACCGGATGGGCACCCTGCTCAGCGCGCTGGACGACGAGTCCATGGAGAACCAGCGCGACGTGGTCAAGAACGAGCGCAGGCAGCGCTACGACAACGTCCCCTACGGCACCGCCTTCGAGCGGCTGACCGCGATGGTCTTCCCCGAGGGGCACCCCTACCACCACACCCCGATCGGCTCGATGGCCGATCTGGACGCGGCCACCCTGGAGGACGCCAGGGAGTTCTTCCGCACCTACTACGCGCCGAACAACGCGGTCATCTCGGTGGTCGGGGACATCGACCCGGAGCAGACCCTGGCCTGGTTGGAGCGGTACTTCGGCTCGATCCCGAGCCACGACGGCAAGCGCCCGCCGCGCGACGGCTCGTTGCCCGAGGTGATCGGGGCGGAGCTGCGCGAGGAGCTCCACGAGGACGTGCCGGCCCGCGCCCTGATGGCCGTCTACCGGCTGCCCCACGACGGCACCAGGGAGGCCGACGCGGCCGACCTGGCGCTCACCGCGCTCGGCGGCGGGGAGTCCTCCCGGCTCTACAACCGGCTGGTGCGCCACGACCGCACCGCGGTCTCGGCCGGCTTCGGCATGCTGCGGCTGGCCGGCGCGCCCTCGTTGGGCTGGCTGGACGTCAAGACCTCGGGTGACGCGGGGATCGCCGAGATCGAGGCGGCCGTCGAGGAGGAGCTGACCCGCTTCGCCGAGGAGGGGCCGAGCCCCGAGGAGATGGAGCGCGCCCAGGCCCAGTTGGAGCGGGAGTGGCTGGACCGGCTGGCCACGGTCGGCAGCCGCGCCGACGAACTGTGCAAGTACGCCGTCCTGTTCGGTGACGCCACCCTGGCGCTGACCGCCGTGCGGCGGATCCTGGAGATCACCCCCGAGGAGGTCCGCGCGGTGGCGGCGGCCCGACTGCGCTCGGACAACCGGGGGGTGTTGGTGTACGAGCCGACGCCCACAGCGGACGAGGAGCAGGCGACGGAGACCGAGGGGGAGCAGAAGTGA
- a CDS encoding HPr family phosphocarrier protein — protein MVERRVTIGWAEGLHARPASIFVRAATATGVPVTVARAGGAPVNAASMLAVLSLGAQGGEEIVLASPAEEAQAAEAALERLARLVAEGLDELPETV, from the coding sequence ATGGTCGAGCGCCGCGTCACCATCGGTTGGGCCGAGGGGCTCCACGCCAGGCCCGCGTCGATCTTCGTGCGGGCCGCCACCGCCACCGGTGTGCCGGTGACCGTCGCCAGGGCGGGCGGGGCGCCGGTGAACGCCGCCTCGATGCTCGCCGTCCTCAGCCTCGGCGCGCAGGGCGGCGAGGAGATCGTGCTGGCGTCGCCGGCCGAGGAGGCCCAGGCGGCGGAGGCGGCCCTGGAGCGGCTGGCCCGGCTCGTCGCCGAGGGGCTCGACGAGCTGCCGGAAACGGTATGA
- a CDS encoding DNA gyrase/topoisomerase IV subunit A gives MARRSKQAPPPEEFEERILDIDVVDEMRGSFLEYAYSVIYSRALPDARDGLKPVQRRILYQMHDMGLRPDRSYVKCARVVGEVMGKLHPHGDSAIYDALVRMAQSFSMRLPLVDGHGNFGSLGNDDPPAAMRYTECKSAPAASLMVASIDEDTVDFAANYDGSEQEPAALPAAYPNLLVNGSSGIAVGMATNMPPHNLVEVIAAARHLIRYPNADLEALTRLVPGPDLPTGGRIVGLDGIRDAYRTGRGTFRMRATVAVEKVSARRRGLVVTELPFAVGPEKVIAKIKDLVNAKKLQGIADVKDLTDRENGLRLVIEVKNGFNPEAVLAQLFKLTPMEETFGINNVALVDGQPLTMGLRELLQVYVDHRFEVVRRRSEFRRTKRRDRLHLVEGLLVALLDIDEVIRLIRSSENAAQAKEALIGRFGLSEIQTQYILDTPLRRLTKFDRLELETERDRLTGEIEELTRILDSDAELRKLVSGELAEVAKKFGTPRRTELVEAEGTPVEVLPLEVSDDPCRVLLSSTGLLARTADGHASLEEAPKRGKHDVIVSAAHSTIRGEIGAVTSAGRLLRISVVDLPALPPAASAPSLAGGAQVSEFVSLGADERVVCLTSLDESSPGLAIGTEAGVVKRVVPDYPANKEELEVIALREGDRVVGAAELRTGEEDLVFITDEAQLLRYPAAQVRPQGRQAGGMAGVKLGQGARVLSFTVVDPARDALVFTVASGSGTLDDSLRSAKVTPFDQYPRKGRATGGVRCQRFLKGEERLVFAWAGASPARAATKAGAPVELPEPDPRRDGSGVPLAKAVDTVAGPLG, from the coding sequence ATGGCCCGCCGCAGCAAGCAAGCCCCGCCTCCTGAGGAGTTCGAGGAACGCATCCTCGACATCGATGTGGTCGATGAGATGCGGGGCTCCTTCCTGGAGTACGCGTACTCGGTGATCTACTCGCGCGCCCTGCCCGACGCGCGGGACGGGCTCAAGCCGGTACAGCGCCGCATCCTCTACCAGATGCACGACATGGGGCTGCGTCCCGACCGGTCCTATGTGAAGTGCGCCCGGGTGGTCGGCGAGGTGATGGGCAAGCTCCACCCGCACGGGGACTCCGCGATCTACGACGCGCTCGTCCGGATGGCCCAGTCCTTCTCGATGCGGCTGCCCCTGGTCGACGGCCATGGGAACTTCGGTTCGCTGGGGAACGACGACCCACCCGCCGCCATGCGGTACACGGAGTGCAAGTCGGCGCCGGCCGCCAGTCTGATGGTGGCCTCGATCGACGAGGACACGGTTGACTTCGCGGCCAACTACGACGGAAGCGAGCAGGAGCCGGCCGCGCTCCCCGCCGCCTACCCCAACCTGCTGGTGAACGGCTCCAGCGGCATCGCGGTGGGGATGGCGACCAACATGCCGCCGCACAACCTCGTCGAGGTGATCGCCGCGGCCCGCCATCTGATCCGGTATCCGAACGCGGATCTGGAGGCGCTGACCCGGCTCGTCCCCGGGCCCGACCTGCCGACGGGCGGTCGGATCGTCGGCCTGGACGGCATCAGGGACGCCTACCGCACGGGCCGTGGCACGTTCCGGATGCGCGCCACGGTCGCGGTGGAGAAGGTCTCGGCCCGCCGCCGGGGCCTGGTCGTCACCGAACTCCCCTTCGCCGTCGGCCCGGAGAAGGTGATCGCCAAGATCAAGGACCTGGTCAACGCCAAGAAGCTCCAGGGCATCGCCGACGTCAAGGACCTGACGGACCGGGAGAACGGCCTCCGCCTGGTCATCGAGGTGAAGAACGGCTTCAACCCCGAGGCCGTCCTGGCGCAGCTCTTCAAGCTGACGCCCATGGAGGAGACCTTCGGCATCAACAACGTGGCCCTGGTGGACGGCCAGCCGTTGACGATGGGCCTGCGCGAGCTGCTCCAGGTCTATGTCGACCACCGTTTCGAGGTGGTCAGGCGGCGCAGCGAGTTCCGGCGCACCAAGCGGCGGGACCGGCTGCACCTGGTCGAGGGCCTGCTGGTGGCGCTGCTGGACATCGACGAGGTGATCCGGCTGATCCGCTCCAGCGAGAACGCGGCCCAGGCCAAGGAGGCCCTGATCGGCCGCTTCGGTCTTTCGGAGATCCAGACGCAGTACATCCTGGACACCCCGCTGCGCCGGCTGACCAAGTTCGACCGGCTGGAGCTGGAAACCGAACGGGATCGGCTGACCGGGGAGATCGAGGAGCTGACCCGCATCCTCGACTCGGACGCCGAGCTGCGGAAGCTGGTCTCCGGCGAGCTGGCCGAGGTCGCCAAGAAGTTCGGCACCCCGCGCCGCACCGAGCTGGTCGAGGCCGAGGGCACACCGGTCGAGGTGCTCCCCCTTGAGGTCTCCGACGATCCCTGCCGGGTGTTGCTCTCCTCCACGGGGCTGCTGGCCCGCACCGCCGACGGGCACGCCTCGCTTGAGGAGGCGCCCAAGCGCGGCAAGCACGATGTGATCGTCTCCGCCGCGCACTCCACCATCAGGGGCGAGATCGGCGCGGTCACCTCGGCCGGGCGGCTGCTGCGGATCTCCGTGGTGGATCTGCCGGCGCTGCCCCCCGCCGCCTCGGCGCCCAGCCTGGCCGGCGGCGCCCAGGTGTCGGAGTTCGTCTCGCTCGGCGCGGACGAGCGGGTGGTCTGTCTGACCTCGCTGGACGAGTCGTCGCCGGGGCTTGCCATCGGCACGGAGGCCGGCGTGGTGAAACGCGTGGTGCCCGACTACCCGGCCAACAAGGAGGAGTTGGAGGTCATCGCGCTCCGCGAGGGCGACCGCGTCGTCGGCGCGGCGGAGCTGCGCACGGGTGAGGAGGATCTGGTCTTCATCACGGACGAGGCGCAGCTGCTGCGCTATCCGGCCGCCCAGGTCAGACCGCAGGGGCGGCAGGCCGGCGGGATGGCCGGCGTGAAGCTGGGCCAGGGAGCCAGGGTGCTCTCCTTCACGGTGGTCGATCCGGCGCGGGACGCCCTGGTGTTCACGGTGGCCAGCGGCTCGGGCACGCTGGACGACTCGCTGCGCTCGGCGAAGGTGACGCCGTTCGACCAGTACCCGCGCAAGGGCCGGGCCACCGGCGGGGTGCGCTGTCAGCGGTTCCTCAAGGGCGAGGAGCGGCTGGTCTTCGCCTGGGCGGGCGCTTCCCCGGCCCGCGCGGCCACCAAGGCGGGCGCCCCGGTGGAGCTGCCTGAGCCCGATCCGCGCCGCGACGGCTCGGGCGTCCCCCTGGCCAAGGCGGTGGACACGGTCGCCGGGCCGCTGGGCTGA
- a CDS encoding M16 family metallopeptidase: MTLHAQPTAGQAKPWAFPAPERGTLPNGLTVLRSHRPGQQVIAVEINLTAPLDAEPDGLEGVATIMARGLSEGTDRHTAEEFAAELERCGATLDAYADHVGVRVSLEVPASRLDGALRLVADALRAPAFPEHEIERLVANRLDEIPHELANPARRAAMTLSATLFAASSRLSRPRQGTAESVRGIGAKDVRDFYAAHIRPAGATAVVVGDLTGIDLDAVLEATLGVWQGAPAASVRWAPAQVWEESRVVIVHRPDAVQTQVLIGRIGPDRHDPVWPAHRLGVYCLGGTITSRLDRVLREEKGYTYGIRASTHVLRSSARGDGISLLGIRGSVATEVTGPALADLWQVLRTLAAEGLTDEERDTAVQFLVGVAPLSFETASAVAGALADQVEEELPDDYQAKLYARLADTGTVEATAAVVRAFPPDGLVTVLVGDAKQIADPVRELGIGEVEVLTD; the protein is encoded by the coding sequence ATGACGCTGCACGCGCAGCCCACCGCAGGACAGGCCAAGCCGTGGGCGTTCCCCGCGCCCGAGCGCGGCACGCTGCCCAACGGGCTGACCGTGCTGCGCAGTCACCGTCCGGGGCAGCAGGTGATCGCCGTCGAGATCAACCTGACGGCGCCGCTGGACGCGGAGCCCGACGGCCTGGAGGGCGTGGCGACGATCATGGCCCGGGGCCTGTCCGAGGGCACCGACCGGCACACGGCCGAGGAGTTCGCCGCCGAGCTGGAGCGCTGCGGCGCCACCCTGGACGCCTACGCCGACCACGTCGGCGTCCGCGTCTCCCTTGAGGTGCCGGCTTCCCGCCTCGACGGCGCGCTCCGGCTGGTGGCGGACGCGCTGCGCGCCCCCGCCTTCCCCGAGCACGAGATCGAGCGGCTGGTCGCCAACCGGCTGGACGAGATCCCGCACGAGCTGGCCAACCCGGCCAGGCGGGCGGCGATGACGCTGAGCGCCACGCTCTTCGCCGCGAGCTCCCGGCTCTCCCGCCCTCGCCAGGGCACCGCCGAGAGCGTGCGGGGCATCGGTGCCAAGGACGTGCGCGACTTCTACGCCGCGCACATCCGCCCGGCCGGCGCCACCGCCGTGGTGGTCGGCGATCTCACCGGCATCGACCTGGACGCGGTGCTGGAGGCGACCCTGGGCGTCTGGCAGGGCGCGCCGGCCGCGTCCGTCCGCTGGGCGCCGGCGCAGGTGTGGGAGGAGTCCCGCGTGGTGATCGTCCACCGCCCCGACGCGGTCCAGACGCAGGTGCTGATCGGCCGGATCGGCCCGGACCGGCACGACCCGGTGTGGCCGGCCCACCGGTTGGGCGTCTACTGCCTCGGCGGCACCATCACCTCCCGGCTCGACCGGGTGCTGCGCGAGGAGAAGGGCTACACCTACGGGATCAGGGCGTCCACCCATGTGCTGCGCTCCAGCGCCCGGGGGGACGGCATCTCCCTGCTGGGCATCAGGGGTTCGGTGGCCACCGAGGTCACGGGCCCGGCGCTGGCCGACCTGTGGCAGGTGCTGCGCACCCTGGCCGCCGAGGGGCTGACCGACGAGGAGCGGGACACGGCGGTCCAGTTCCTCGTCGGCGTCGCTCCGTTGAGCTTCGAGACGGCGTCGGCCGTGGCCGGCGCGCTGGCCGACCAGGTGGAGGAGGAACTGCCGGACGACTACCAGGCCAAGCTCTACGCCCGGCTCGCCGACACCGGCACGGTGGAGGCGACGGCGGCGGTGGTGCGGGCCTTCCCGCCGGACGGTCTGGTGACGGTGTTGGTCGGCGACGCCAAGCAGATCGCCGACCCGGTGCGGGAGCTGGGCATCGGCGAGGTCGAGGTGCTCACCGACTAG
- a CDS encoding alkaline phosphatase family protein, which yields MPPSHPSGWPHGPVPLDPSLAPAPRYGTGSLADLLPAVLTGLGVPGHEGAFALPPADRVCVFLIDGLGWEVLRAHPAVAPFLTSLLPGSNAGAGEPISVGFPSTTATSLASLGTGLPPAAHGMAGYRVLDPDSGVLMHQLRWEPWTEPSRWQPHPTLFLRADTAGVAACQVSAPHFERTPLTRVALSGGTFLGRSDPWERVDEAARRVAEAEQTLVYTYYAELDGAGHRFGVDSEEWRAQLSRVDALARRLAERLPPRAVLYVTGDHGMVDVPRTEEARFDFDHDWELRAGVAHLGGEGRARHLYAVPGAAADVHAVWREVLAEDAWVVTRDEAVALGWFGPPGAGVEARVGPRIGDVVVAMSGEAAVIASETEPRESALIGMHGSLTPAEQLVPLLEVRT from the coding sequence GTGCCCCCTTCCCATCCCAGCGGTTGGCCGCACGGCCCGGTCCCGCTCGATCCGTCGTTGGCGCCCGCCCCCCGTTACGGCACCGGCTCGCTGGCCGATCTGCTGCCCGCGGTCCTGACCGGTCTTGGCGTTCCCGGGCACGAAGGCGCCTTCGCGCTGCCGCCCGCCGACCGGGTCTGTGTCTTCCTGATCGACGGGCTCGGCTGGGAGGTGCTGCGCGCCCATCCGGCGGTGGCTCCGTTCCTGACCTCGCTGCTGCCCGGCTCCAACGCCGGCGCCGGGGAGCCCATCTCCGTCGGCTTCCCCTCCACCACGGCCACCTCGCTCGCCTCCCTGGGCACCGGGCTGCCGCCGGCCGCGCACGGCATGGCCGGCTATCGGGTGCTCGACCCGGACAGCGGCGTCCTGATGCACCAGCTGCGTTGGGAGCCCTGGACGGAGCCGTCCCGCTGGCAGCCGCACCCCACGCTCTTCCTCCGGGCCGACACGGCGGGGGTGGCCGCCTGCCAGGTGTCGGCCCCGCACTTCGAGCGCACCCCGCTCACCCGCGTCGCCCTCTCCGGCGGCACCTTCCTCGGCCGCTCCGACCCGTGGGAGCGCGTCGACGAGGCGGCCCGCAGGGTCGCCGAGGCCGAGCAGACCCTGGTCTACACCTACTACGCCGAACTCGACGGCGCCGGCCACCGGTTCGGCGTCGACTCGGAGGAGTGGCGCGCCCAGCTGAGCCGGGTCGACGCCCTGGCCAGGCGGTTGGCCGAGCGCCTCCCGCCGCGCGCCGTCCTGTATGTCACGGGCGACCACGGCATGGTCGACGTGCCCCGCACCGAGGAAGCCAGGTTCGACTTCGACCACGACTGGGAGCTCCGCGCCGGAGTCGCCCACCTCGGCGGGGAGGGCCGGGCCCGCCATCTCTACGCGGTGCCGGGCGCCGCCGCCGATGTCCACGCGGTGTGGCGCGAGGTGCTCGCCGAGGACGCCTGGGTGGTCACCAGGGACGAGGCCGTCGCCCTTGGCTGGTTCGGTCCGCCGGGCGCGGGCGTGGAGGCGAGGGTCGGCCCCCGGATCGGCGATGTGGTCGTCGCCATGTCGGGCGAGGCCGCCGTGATCGCCAGTGAGACCGAGCCAAGGGAGTCGGCGCTGATCGGCATGCACGGCTCCCTGACCCCGGCCGAGCAGCTGGTACCGCTGCTGGAAGTCCGCACCTGA
- a CDS encoding GntR family transcriptional regulator, with translation MRISAHTVCTAIRDDIVGGVLPPGARLAEEQLAQRYGVSRVPVREALRTLESEGFVVSRRHAGACVAQLGDREAADLLDVRALVEPLGAARAAQRRTEAHLKVLRGLVRLGRQRAGQGQEADLRSLGDWFHETVAQATCSPGLTDLLVQLRRKVTWLYTAEPLSRAVGLWQERGALVDAIARGDAERARSLSAAQLERTRPARRQFHGEVVRDRKPSVNTVRGQI, from the coding sequence ATGCGCATCTCCGCGCACACCGTATGCACGGCGATCCGTGACGACATCGTGGGCGGAGTGCTGCCGCCGGGGGCGAGGTTGGCCGAGGAGCAGCTGGCGCAGCGCTATGGCGTCTCCCGGGTCCCCGTCCGCGAGGCGCTGCGGACGTTGGAGTCCGAGGGCTTCGTGGTGTCCAGGCGCCATGCCGGCGCCTGTGTCGCCCAGTTGGGAGACCGCGAGGCCGCGGATCTGCTGGACGTGCGGGCGCTGGTGGAGCCGCTGGGCGCCGCCCGCGCGGCCCAACGCCGCACGGAGGCGCACCTCAAGGTGCTCAGGGGCCTGGTCAGGCTCGGTCGGCAGCGGGCCGGGCAGGGGCAGGAGGCGGATCTGCGTTCGCTTGGCGACTGGTTCCACGAGACGGTCGCGCAGGCCACGTGCAGCCCCGGACTCACCGATCTGCTGGTGCAGTTGCGCCGCAAGGTCACCTGGCTCTACACGGCCGAACCGCTGTCCAGGGCCGTCGGGCTCTGGCAGGAGCGCGGCGCCCTGGTGGACGCCATCGCGCGGGGGGACGCGGAGCGGGCCAGATCCCTTTCGGCCGCCCAGCTGGAGCGGACGAGGCCGGCCCGCCGACAGTTCCACGGCGAGGTCGTGAGAGACCGGAAACCTTCCGTAAACACGGTGCGCGGTCAGATTTAA
- a CDS encoding DUF5998 family protein — protein MAKTGTTSQGLREAIERSGYYPALVAEAVEAAVGREPVASFLVHQETTFDSNEVRRHATVLVLTGTRFIVSHTDEQPAEGNTPTAYATTSTESVKLARISSVVLSRVVADPQSYVPGTLPREVVLTIGWGAVSRIDMEPANCGDPNCEADHGYTGSSTADDLSLRVSEAGDGPETVRQALEFAQALSEATVVAGR, from the coding sequence ATGGCGAAGACCGGTACGACGTCCCAGGGGCTGCGGGAGGCGATCGAGCGCAGCGGTTACTACCCCGCGCTGGTCGCGGAGGCGGTGGAGGCCGCCGTGGGGCGGGAGCCCGTCGCCTCCTTCCTCGTCCATCAGGAGACGACCTTCGACAGCAACGAGGTGCGCCGGCACGCCACGGTGCTGGTGCTGACGGGCACCCGTTTCATCGTCAGCCACACCGACGAGCAGCCCGCCGAGGGCAACACGCCCACCGCGTACGCGACCACGTCGACGGAGTCGGTCAAGTTGGCGCGGATCTCCTCCGTGGTGCTCAGCCGGGTGGTCGCCGACCCGCAGTCCTATGTCCCCGGCACGCTGCCGCGCGAGGTGGTGCTCACCATCGGCTGGGGCGCGGTCTCCCGGATCGACATGGAGCCGGCCAACTGCGGCGACCCCAACTGCGAGGCGGACCACGGCTACACGGGCTCCTCCACGGCGGACGACCTGTCCCTGCGGGTGAGCGAGGCGGGCGACGGGCCCGAGACGGTGCGCCAGGCGCTGGAGTTCGCCCAGGCCCTCTCCGAGGCGACGGTGGTGGCCGGCAGGTGA
- a CDS encoding GNAT family N-acetyltransferase, protein MGPLGQPAQPAYPAHWEADVVLRDGGTAHIRPIAPSDAERLVSFYERVSDESKFYRFFAPYPRLSDRDVHRFTHHDYVDRVGLAATVGDEFLATVRFDRVDRAGRAASAPADRAEVAFLVEDAHQGRGLASTLLEHIAAVARERGVRRFEAEVLPANGKMIKVFTDAGYSQRRSFADGAVHLSLDLAPTAESLAVMRAREQRAEAHSVQRLLSPGSVAVVGAGRRPGGAGRTVLAGLLAGGFTGRLYAVNRALPPETEVLGGAPAFRSVRDIPGTVDLAVLAVPADEVAAALDDCAERGVQGLIVLAAGHDRREQRELVRRARAQGMRIVGPNAFGVINTAPAISLNASPAPRLPAAGRIGLFTQSAPMGIAVLDELESRGGGLSTFVSAGNRADVSGNDVLQFWHADERTDVVLLYLESVGNPRKFTRLARRSAEAGKPVVVVRGGRHSGGAPPLGHMVPTSHTPEETVSALLRQAGAIQADTAVELVDIGLLLAHQPLPDGPRVAVVGNAQAIGLIAHDACRAQRLRPLPLNGLGDAAGPAEFGAAVAAALADPGADAVLVAVAPTVGGELGVEDLATALRAAEAGADSGKPVLVAQLALDELAGELSERGIPTYPSAERAARALAQAVRHAEWRAGAQNRGRAFEFDDIDEPAAARLLAGVSVPEGAKDTALEPAGVTALLATYGIEVLPTLPAPTPEAAVAAARTLGFPVALKASAPRLRHRAEPGSIRLDLAGAADLRRAYAELTDRLGDPADTGPTVQAMVARGVDTVVRATVDPAIGAALSFGLAGPASELLGDVGHRLLPATDRDVATLIRSIRAAPILFGWRGARPVDTGALEELLGRLGRLVDDRPEITAVELEPVVVADQGVAVLGASVRVAPPPPRPDLGPRRLPAY, encoded by the coding sequence ATGGGACCACTCGGCCAACCCGCCCAACCCGCGTACCCCGCCCACTGGGAAGCCGATGTGGTGCTTCGGGACGGCGGCACCGCCCACATCAGACCCATCGCCCCCTCGGACGCGGAACGCCTGGTCAGCTTCTACGAACGGGTCTCCGACGAGTCGAAGTTCTACCGCTTCTTCGCGCCCTACCCCCGGCTCTCCGACCGCGATGTGCACCGCTTCACCCACCACGACTACGTGGACCGGGTGGGGCTCGCCGCCACCGTCGGGGACGAGTTCCTCGCCACCGTCCGCTTCGACCGGGTGGACCGCGCGGGCCGCGCCGCCTCGGCGCCGGCCGACCGGGCCGAGGTGGCGTTCCTGGTCGAGGACGCCCACCAGGGGCGCGGCCTGGCCTCCACGCTGCTGGAGCACATCGCCGCGGTGGCGCGGGAGCGCGGGGTGCGCCGCTTCGAGGCCGAGGTGCTGCCGGCCAACGGCAAGATGATCAAGGTCTTCACCGACGCCGGCTACTCCCAGCGGCGCAGCTTCGCTGACGGCGCCGTGCACCTCAGCCTCGATCTCGCCCCCACCGCCGAGTCGCTGGCCGTGATGCGGGCCCGCGAACAGCGCGCCGAGGCCCACTCCGTGCAGCGCCTCCTCTCGCCGGGCAGCGTGGCCGTGGTCGGCGCCGGCCGCCGACCCGGCGGGGCGGGGCGCACCGTGCTCGCCGGGCTGCTCGCCGGCGGCTTCACCGGCCGCCTCTACGCCGTCAACCGCGCCCTGCCGCCCGAGACCGAGGTGCTCGGCGGCGCCCCGGCGTTCCGCTCGGTGCGGGACATCCCCGGCACCGTCGACCTCGCCGTGCTGGCGGTGCCGGCCGACGAGGTGGCCGCCGCGCTGGACGACTGCGCCGAGCGCGGCGTCCAGGGCCTGATCGTGCTGGCCGCCGGCCACGACCGGCGCGAACAGCGCGAGCTGGTGCGCCGGGCGCGCGCCCAGGGCATGCGGATCGTCGGCCCCAACGCCTTCGGCGTGATCAACACCGCGCCCGCGATCAGCCTCAACGCGAGCCCGGCGCCCCGGCTGCCCGCCGCGGGACGGATCGGCCTCTTCACCCAGTCCGCGCCCATGGGCATCGCCGTCCTCGACGAGTTGGAGAGCCGGGGCGGTGGCCTCTCCACCTTCGTCTCGGCCGGCAACCGGGCCGACGTCTCGGGCAACGACGTGCTGCAGTTCTGGCACGCCGACGAGCGCACCGACGTCGTCCTGCTCTATCTGGAGTCGGTCGGCAACCCGCGTAAGTTCACCCGCCTCGCCCGGCGCAGCGCGGAGGCGGGGAAGCCCGTCGTGGTGGTGCGCGGCGGCCGGCACAGCGGCGGCGCGCCCCCGCTGGGGCACATGGTGCCGACCAGCCACACACCGGAGGAGACGGTCTCGGCGCTGCTCCGCCAGGCCGGGGCGATCCAGGCCGACACCGCCGTCGAACTGGTCGACATCGGGTTGCTGTTGGCCCACCAGCCGCTGCCCGACGGGCCCCGCGTCGCCGTCGTGGGCAACGCCCAGGCGATCGGCCTGATCGCGCACGACGCCTGCCGCGCCCAACGGCTGCGCCCGCTGCCGCTGAACGGCCTCGGGGACGCCGCAGGGCCCGCCGAGTTCGGCGCGGCGGTGGCCGCCGCGCTCGCCGACCCGGGAGCCGACGCGGTGCTCGTCGCCGTCGCCCCCACGGTCGGCGGCGAGTTGGGCGTCGAGGACCTGGCGACCGCGCTGCGCGCCGCCGAGGCCGGCGCCGACAGCGGGAAGCCGGTGCTGGTCGCCCAACTCGCCCTGGACGAGTTGGCCGGCGAGCTGAGCGAACGCGGCATCCCCACCTACCCGTCGGCCGAACGCGCCGCGCGGGCGCTGGCGCAGGCGGTGCGGCACGCGGAGTGGCGGGCCGGCGCCCAGAACCGGGGGCGGGCCTTCGAGTTCGACGACATCGACGAGCCCGCGGCGGCCAGGCTGCTCGCCGGGGTCAGCGTTCCCGAGGGGGCCAAGGACACCGCGCTCGAACCGGCCGGCGTCACCGCGCTGCTGGCCACCTACGGCATCGAGGTGCTGCCCACGCTGCCGGCCCCGACGCCGGAGGCGGCCGTGGCCGCCGCGCGGACGCTGGGCTTCCCGGTGGCGCTGAAGGCGTCCGCGCCGCGGCTGCGGCACCGCGCGGAGCCGGGATCCATCCGGCTCGACCTGGCGGGCGCCGCCGACCTGCGCCGCGCCTACGCCGAACTGACCGACCGGCTCGGCGATCCGGCCGACACCGGGCCCACGGTCCAGGCGATGGTGGCCAGGGGCGTGGACACGGTGGTGCGGGCCACCGTCGACCCGGCGATCGGGGCCGCGCTCTCCTTCGGTCTCGCCGGGCCGGCATCCGAGCTGCTGGGCGATGTCGGCCACCGGCTGCTGCCGGCCACCGACCGGGATGTCGCGACGCTGATCCGCTCCATCAGGGCCGCGCCCATCCTCTTCGGCTGGCGCGGCGCGCGCCCGGTGGACACGGGGGCCCTGGAGGAACTGCTGGGCCGGCTGGGGCGGCTGGTGGACGACCGCCCCGAGATCACCGCCGTCGAACTCGAACCCGTGGTCGTCGCTGACCAGGGGGTGGCCGTGCTGGGCGCCTCGGTGCGGGTGGCGCCCCCGCCGCCGCGACCTGATCTCGGCCCGCGCCGGTTGCCCGCCTACTGA